The genomic DNA tatttttgggtgaactatccctttaaggtggttcaaatcaacattttctcacaattttaacaattttaaaacacatttatgaGATGTCGattcaattacttttttttttttttttttacaatagcttccattaaaaacaaaacaaaaaacaaagagcaCTTTTGTGTTGCAGTATACTTTCGTTGTTGTTAAATAAATAGAGccctcaaacatttaaaaaaaaaaagtatctggaAAGAAATTCGTTGTtcaaaaaaatgtcaacaatcTTCCGATTCCTTCTTTGCTTGTTGATAGATATAACGTAAACAAAGCGTTGCATAGTGAATTCTTTTTACGTGCCCTCCCAATTATAGTTACCTCCTAAGGCATTTTTGTAACTATTTTAGATACAATTCTTCTCAAAATAtttcaatgacaaaaataattaaataataatagaaagtGTGCACTGTTATAGTAAACGGAACATTACCATTTAAATGAATGGAAATATCATGGAAATCAATATGACcttaaaaagtaatggaaatcTCAATAGTTAATCTAAATATTTTCAGTTATGCACAGCTTTAAAATATTTAGTCGGCTAGGAATGACTCTTTCTTATTGCagcctctttaaaaaaataataatcattgtaAGCACGAATAGCTGGGAAAGTAATAGAAATTAATTTGCCAAAAGATTTGAGAACCCTGATATAGTAAGAAGACGAGCCTAATAATATCATCATCTGCAAATTTAGAATTTATTCATGTATTGCACCACAACAAATGACTACACCAGACAAATGTCtattatttatgtgttttatACGTTATTATTGTGCTGTTATGCATCTATTACAGTGGGGACCAGTTTTTGCGCACACGGTAGTAGTCCGGACAGTTGTTTGTGTAGCTCCGTTGGTCCCATCTTGCCTACAGTGTAATCAGAGCGTAGAGGAAAGAGAGCTCGTCCATATTACAGCTGCTGTTTCAGGTACAAAAATATCTATAACATCTCTTGACTCTTTATTATGTTCTTATTCTGCATAGTGTTAATACAATTCACATTTTCTGTTACATTCTTGTGTCAGTGACATTTTTTATCATCTTGTCAAAATAATGATCTAAACCTTTCATTGGCACACAGTTAGCTTGTCAGCAATCTGTCGACATCATCAAAGGTGTTGCGCATTTTAAATGACAGCTCGCTCCGCCGCATGACTTGCGTTTGCATGATGACAGGCGATGGTGACAGTTTAATGACTTAATAAAATGTGAATTTCGCCATGTGTAGAGTGCTAGCCGAGGCTGTTTTATTGTCTGTCGGGTAGGTTGCTAGCTGATATGGAGCCCGACCTTTTCTTTTTCATGTTCCTCCTCGGAGTGTTTGTGATTGGACAATCGATGTGTCAGTCATAAGTAATGGGTCCCTCATTGGTTGTGAGGCTGACAGTGTCAGTTTAGGTGCTTGACTTGTTCTGCGGTGGCCTACTGTGTGACATATTATAACACAGCAGCGGCACGGATATTGTTCAGTTTTATTGATTTGACTACTCTATGTTGATATCGGTGTGTGTTGTCTTGTGTCAAAGCTGTTTTTCCCCATACTGAGTTTACGAATTGCCTGACGTTCATTTTGTCATGCATTCCTCTAATGGTGGCACTGTGAGACAGTTAAGTTTATGGCTCAGACTCTCTTTAAATGTCCACATTATTTCTGGTTTGTATTTTCATGCTGTCTCATCATCACTGCTTAATATATGTTAAACTAGCCCGACTTTGCACTGTCAAAAGTAACATCCACAGACAGCATTGTGCTCTGGTTTCCAATTTGTTTCAGCATCATATTGGTAAAATGCTTAATGAACTTTACTTTAAGTCCTTTGGTATAAGTCATGTTATAAGTCATGGAGATTCAGTTTAGTATGTCTATATCAGATCAGTATTTAGTCAGGGTAAACTGACCTTTGCCAAGGAAACTTAATGGTCTGCACAAGCCAATTTATgaaagatttaaaataaatattccaggttcagtacaagttacgctcaatcaacagcactggtggcataatgttgattaccacaaaaaatatttttgactcgtccctcattttctcaaatcaaaaatcgaggttacagtgaggcactttcaatggaagtgaatgggaccaattttcggagagtttaaaggcaaaaacgtgaagcttatagttttataaaagcaattacattaattatACTTGTAAATTTTTGAGCTATAattttgtttaaatcattatttttacattggtTTTAaggttttatggtttgttgacattagatcgtcatggcaacaaagatgtaaaattgtctataacttcacatagaaaaggttagtaagcgatttcactaaaataatgttaacacgcatgttgtttatgttttgtggctatacttttgaataattttaacatttccagattcgccccattcacttccattgtaagtgcctcactgtaacctaggttttttttaaagaaaaggagagaggtcaaaagaaatgtttttgtggttatcaatattatgccataaatgctatcgattgagcttaacttgtattgaactcagaatattcagAAAGCACATGAATGGTTAGATTTCAGAAATTTGATGATGTAAGCAACACAATAGGGTTCATGAACAGGGCACAATGTCATGTAATTTCATCAACATTTACCCATTTTTGTCTTCGGAATATCTGAGCAGCTGTTTCTGTGGTGATGGACCCTCCCGGCGGCCGAGACGAGCGTCATCGTCAGGCGGAGCGCCTTCGGCGGGAGGAGGCATACTATCACTTTATTAACGAACTGAGTGAGGAAGAGTACAGACTAATGAGAGACAGCAATCTACTGGGAACACCTGGTGAGAACACTTCAAATACAGTTAAGGCAAAGACAAACACATGCTTTTGGACCCTCTATAGCACACAGTACAATAATGATAATGTAAATCATCCTTTATTCCGGAGCCCCTAAAActcaaatacataaacaaaagGCAATTAATACCACTGACACATTTGGGTTTCACCATTACTCACAATAGGAAATCCCCAAACCAAGCCTTTCACTCAAAGGAACAAAATATATCTCTTTAATAAGGTGTGCCCTGGTATGATCATAGGTGAAGTCACAGCAGAGGAGTTGAGGCAGCGTCTGGATGGTGCAAAGGAGCAAGTGTCTTCTCAGCCACGCCCTGAACCACGCCCACAGAACAGTGAGGCAGAGGGCAGTAGCGGTGAGGAAACTGGATTGTTTTTGTATTCAAATGGTATTCTAATCCTTTCATTGAATAATGATATTTTATGTTTGTATAAAATATTGTTCAGGATCTTACCCATAAGCCCAGAAACAATTTCAAAAAGAGTTTAGGGGGAGATCTGCTGAATTCTGTGGATGGATTTAAACATTGTAAAACAGGCCGATTTTAGGGCTTATTTTGGGCCAATTTTGCTGTCCAAATCTGTGGAGCATTCCAGTACATTCTATTGTGTACCACATGAAAAAAGAATGAAAGGGATCTAATTAGTTTGTGCAAAAAGAAATAATAGATGAACATGCAGTTGTTTCATTATTCTCTTGTTAAATTCATGAATATATGGTGTGAAATTGGAATAGTACAGTTTCTTAAAGTGTTTCTTTTCCAGGTGCCGTTGAGCCAGGTGTGGAGACGTCTAATGGCGATTCTCTGCTGGAGTGGTTGAACACGTTCCGTCGCACGGGAAATGCCACCCGTAGCGGGCAGAGCGGCAACCAAACCTGGCGTGCCGTCAGCCGCACAAACCCCAACAGTGGCGAGTTCCGCTTTAGTCTTGAGATCAACATAAATCACGAGCAGCCTGAGCCTGGAGAACACAGTGAGACACCCAACCCCACAGAACTCCCTATGCCCCCTCCCCCAGTGTCGCCTGAACCTGTACCCACAACCATGCACAGCCCCACAAGGTTTGCACCTTACTCACTTCAACACCCCACACCATACTCTACAGCCAGGCCCACTTTGGGAAGGAGGGCTGCAGTGCGCCGCACGCGGAGTAGCACGGCTCCACCTATAACGCCTCCTCTGATCTCGCAGGCTCCTCCCACTCCTCTGAGGAGGAACCTGCCCCCTTTGCTGAGCTCTCCCCCTCCACAGGCTCCACTCACCTCTCAGTCACAAGAGCAGGATAGTGGTGCTGTAAGGGGTCAAATACAGGTCACAACATCTTCAGTCAATGCAGAGGATGGGCAGAATGGGAATGAAGGCCCAGGCTGTCCCGATGCTATGCCCCAGTCTGGCCCTCAAGTGGCGCTAGCAGGGCGTGAGCCGCGAAACAGTAGGACTCGTTCACGTGGCCGTGTGCGCAGGGCAACAGGAGGAGGCGGGGCTTTGTCTCGCTCCTCAAGACGTAGCCGCTCCCCCCTGGACAGAAATCCGGCCCCCAGTGTAAGCCCCACCCATAGCAGCAATGCTTCCCCAGTGGAGTCCAATGGAAGTACAGCTATTGCTATGGAGATGGGTGAGGCTGCTGTAGAGCCGACAGAGCCTACAGATCCTCTCCCTGAAGCAGGTGAGGAAGAGGGTGAGACACCTGTATCAGGTAATGCTGGAGTGCGGCGCCACCCTACAATCATGCTGGACCTCCAGGTGCGGCGTATCAGACCGGGTGAGAACCGTGACAGGGACAGCATTGCCAGTCGTACTCGTTCTAGGGCTCGCGCCGCTGAAAACACGGTTACATTTGAGAGTGACAGTGGGGGATTTCGCCGAACCATCTCCCGCTCAGAACGCGCAGGAATCCGCACTTACGTCAGCACTATACGCATCCCGCTGCGCCGCATTTCCGAGACAGGCCTTGGTGAGCCCAGCTCAACAGCACTGCGCTCCATCTTGCGGCAGATTATGACCGGCTTTGGCGAACTCAGCTCCCTCATGGAGACGGAAGCGGACTCAGAGACTTCTACACCCAACCAGGACTCTGCTCCGGCAGCTGGAGCCCAGGTGTACCATGTAAATGACAATGAGGGCGGTACAGTCCACAGTGGGGTGGAATCAGCTCGAGAGGGTTTAGCAGAGGGTGAGGAGGAAGGGCAAGTACGGATGAGTAGGACTGGGACAGAAGGACGGCCTAGCAGTAGAGACACAAACAATCTGGTGGAGAATGGCACGTTGCCTATCCTTAGGCTTGCACACTTTTTCTTACTCAACGAAGATGAAGATGAGGAGCACCCGCGGGGCCTCACAAAAGAACAGATTGACAATCTTGTCACACGCACTTACGGTCAGGTCAACCTGGAAGGTGAGCACGGCCGCGCTTGCAGCGTCTGCATCAATGAGTACACTCAGGGCAACAAGCTGCGTCGTTTGCCCTGTTCCCATGAATTCCACATCCATTGCATTGATCGCTGGCTATCTGAAAACAACACCTGCCCCATTTGCAGGCAGCCTATTTTGTCCAGCCATCAGGAATGATGTCAGGCTGTCACTATCAATCAACGGACTTAATGACTGACTTTACGTTCCACCATTGGTGGGAACCTGTACATAGTGCTTCAATGTTTTCATTCTCTGAGATCCATTGTATTCAAGCTAAAGGTAGAaccaaaagtagaaaaaaagacTATAATGCAGAGATTTAACAAAGCTTTATTTTTTTAGACTCCTTTGGTTTTCTGcacttgttttaattttttctctTCTTCCATTCTCTCCACGATCTCTCCATTATGCTTTGTGGGCATATTATTAACAGACAGTGCGACTAACTCAGAAGGAGTTAGGAATGCTAGCTTCATTTAATTCTGTCTCACTTatgatttttatgctgattttggTGGCTTCAAAACACGAATTCTACAGATAGACCTACAAACTCTTCAAGTACttgtaaataaatgaatgtctgtgttttccattttaacAGTAAGACATATTCCAGgaataaactgaagctcctggtttaatttgcattataaaaataaaccttTATGTTTAAGCGCTTTCTACAGAATCCACCATTTTAAGCTGTTATGACATGGCTCTTAGTCGTCCTTGTAAATGCTCTTATTGTTgggcaaaataattttaaatgcgTTTTCAATCAAAGCAGGGTTTTAGTGGGATTTTATGGAATCgataagaaaaagtatgtgatatATCTGGTCATAGATGATGTTTGTCAGTGCGGTTTCTCTATGAGTCCAGTTTTATAGGAATACATACTTCCTTAGGAAATTCCAATAAGTGCATCTGCATCTTTATATTAAGGAAAACAGCAGCGAGCATGTCCACCAACACTACACAACACAGTAATTTTTGAAGCGTGATCATTTTTTTCCAGACGGACTGAAGAGTCTCATTACATTTCTAATGCAAACAAGCCATTTAAATTTGAAAAACCCTTTTTGGAGTGCAGATCGGATTGTATGATATTGTATGACATAGTAAGTGCATGCTTGATTTGTCTTTGGTTTTCCTGCGTATAAACACGATAAAGCCCTTCAACATCCACAATGTTTTAATGTCAAGTGATAATTAATTTAAGAGTTTTATCCTAAAGCACTTGTCAGCAGCTGCCCTATAAGGCAATACATTTAAGCCTGTCATAGGCCAGACTTCTTCCTTGTTGATGCAATGATATGAGAAATTCAATGGGCAATGAAAGATGCTAATTGGTGGTTAGATATTAAACACACCTTATTTATGATGTTTCTCTACTTTTTACCCCTCTCATTTAACTacctttattgtttttttttatcatgtggACCGTATCTTACACACATTATGGTCCTTCCTCTTGCCTTCCCTTTGTgcaaaagaaagtattttaatgtacagtGGTTTCACTTATTGCCTTGTCTTAAAGCCCAGTTTCCTTCAATCACCACTGTGTACAATTCATGCAGCGTTGCTCTTTTCCCACGTGAGGCAGAGTGCGAATTAGGACTCCTGAATGAAAGATCATGAATGTAGTAGTACCTTatactcttaaagggatacttcacccaaaaatgaaatttactcaccctcatgccatcccagatatgtatgagtatctgtattctgctgaacacaaacgaagattttagaagaatatttcagctctgtagatccatacaatgcaagttaatggtggccagacctttgaaggccaccattaacttgcattgtatggacctacagagctgagatcttaatttgtgttcagcagaataaagaaagtcatacacatctggggtggcacgggggtgagtaaattatgagagaattttcatttttgggtgaactattcaatgTACAATAAATGTCTGCTTCTGTTTCAggatattaattaaaacaaagacagaaTATTAAACATCTGTCCTCAAAGGTTTTGTTTTCTATATACTAAAATATCCCtttattttgtttacatgttGTGAGGATGTGTGTATGTTATTAAAGAAGTGTGAATTCTAAGTATGTGTGTAGCGAATGTGTGTGTACATTTCTGTTGAATTCTGAATGGAATAGAATGGTTTTCGAGGTGTTGTGTAACTGATAGTGGGGGATTTTTGGCCATGAAGTTTagatatttaatgaaaaatttaCATAATTGAGCTATGACTATGTATTATGTTATAATGTGATGCTAAAACAGAAGAATATGTATTAAGTTactatgtaataaaataaaacacatagaTTTTTCTTCTCTGCTCCCTAACAATTAAAGCCATGCTTTATTATTCTTTGAAACAAATTGACTTTTCATTCTATGATTAACCCTGAGTTATCATCTTTTTAAACTCTGAGATAAGGCCACTTTTAACTTGGTTCACACTTAcacttttgaataatttaatttttaaaagggtTAGGGCTGCTTTTAAAGGtggagttcaccaaaaaattaaaatgctctcatctacacttatgccatcccagatgtgtatgactttctttgttttgctgtacataaacaaagatttttagaagaatatctcaattgTGTTGGTGCCTACAATGCAAGGGAATAGGTACCAatattttgaaggtccaaaaagcatataaaggcagcataaaataatccacacgactccagtggtttaatccatgtcttcagaactgatatgatatgtgtgataTATGatattgagaaacagatcaatatcaaagtccttttttatgataaatctcaactttttttattttgtttttgtcgatTTGCATacttgtgcatatcaccaccaactaggcagggaggatcatttataTGAAAtctgaattaaatattgatctgtttctcatccacatctatcatatagcttcagaagacatggattaaaccactggagtcatgtggattattttatgctgcctttatatggtttttggaacttcaaagttctggccaccatcaaTATTGtgattgtatgtacctacagtgCTGATATTTctaaaatcttctaaaaatcttcatttgtgtgcagCAGAagtaagaaattcatacacaactggaatggcatgagagtgagtaaatgatcagagaatttcatttttgtgtgaactatccctttagcccTGTGTTATGAAGTGCTACATTAGAGCAGGGTTAGCACTGTGTTGCAATGCCAAAGATATACATTGTTTTTACTAACTAGTAGAAATATGAGTAAAATATGAATTTATAGGACCaaattaccttaaaaaaaaaaatgattacccTGAAAGTGTGAAGATAGTTGCCTTAACAATTCACCCCAAATTGTTGCACCTGATGAATTTGGCCTCCTTTGTATCTTTATAATATGAATATGAGATTTATATTCGTTggctttttattttacataagtaGCCTAACTAACCAAATGGGCCTACACTAAATTTTATAAACGACAAAGCATAAATTATATTACTTTTGATAGCCAATCTTATTAAACAGTTTAAGTCCAGACCATATGAGAGCGTATGGGACCATATGAGAGCGTATGGGACAGCTTAAAGTGATAGGCGGAGTCTGATGACGGCGTGCTCGTGGATTCGCCCTGTACATTCGCGCGACGGATCAGCAGTATGGCAGGAGCGCGTGCCCACTCCAGTGCGCGCGGTTGAGGGTGACCCATCATCAGGATCTATGTTGTCTCCATCAAAAAGACCGCATACCTGCCTCAATGGTCCGCATACCCCCGCTGAGTCCATGAAGCACGAGTATGCAATCATTGTGCTCCCCTTGATGGAAGCCTAACACATGCGTGCACGATGTATTTCAACAGACGATCGAAGATCCACAGCGAGGGAGGTAAGCGTGACATAATCTGCCGAGATGTGCGACGTATATTCTTTCGGTTGGCAACGCACTTTGTGAGGTGCGTCAGCTCTGTTTACGTATGTGTTTTTCTCGGTGTTATGATGTGCCAtagaatattattttctttttcttcagtaaaatatacataaataaacacactATTATGATGCGGTACACAAGCGGCCCGGTCTTTACTTTGGCCAGTCCTTAAACAACATCGAGAAATGTCTGTAGCCTactgtatgcatgtgtttatgaGAATAGGGAGGTGATGGTGGTGATCGAAACGGCCAGCATCCTCCACCTGTCTCGTTTTGGGATGCTGGCGTGAGCTGTGTTGTAGATGACCTGTCATTTTCGCAGTGTAAACAGATGGGTTACCAGGGTAATGCTCTGTTATCACTTGGGAGAGAGTGGGAGTTTACGAATAACTGCTCCTCTGAGATAAACAACCGAAGAGAACGACCAAATTGAATCTTATCCAAATCTGCATGGGCGTTTGGTTGCGAAACTCTCTTATTAATGGTTATTTAGTCTACTCGTCACGTGACACTTTAAAGCGCTCTAACTTCGTAAGCTCACAGACAGGGCCGCCTCACCTGTTGAGGTCATGTGCACCTACTTTCcattatttacttaaaattaaagtaaaaagttAAGCTAGATGCCAATTCTGCCATGTAAAGTCGATTACACCATATTTTGATTGTTTAATTgcattgcaatttaaaaaaaaaaaaaattctgacatCATCAAATTGTACAGTCACTCAATATCtctacaattatttaaatattaaaatcccaactttaatacatttatttccattgttgcATAATTTTGCCTCTAAGGCATTATGCCTCCCACAAGCATaccaaaaatataatattttaaaattggcttttgaCTGAAACGAGGTCCATCTTATGCAAGAAAATGTAAATCaagctatttatttatatatattgcttGCATAATGGATACAATATAGGGTTATATTTTTTGCTGTTCTTTAACATTGTTAGTTTTCTGACATCAGCAAATGTTATAGTCGCTCcatttctctgcaaatatttaaataaacataaatcttTGATACTAGTAATTCGATTGTTGCATAGTGTTGCCTTCAAACAACATATTAAGattaacatttaaatttcataacaaaattccattaaattgaacatcattaataaaataaataataaaaaacaagatttttaaacacaattcaatttgag from Xyrauchen texanus isolate HMW12.3.18 chromosome 41, RBS_HiC_50CHRs, whole genome shotgun sequence includes the following:
- the LOC127634321 gene encoding E3 ubiquitin-protein ligase RNF6-like, which gives rise to MDPPGGRDERHRQAERLRREEAYYHFINELSEEEYRLMRDSNLLGTPGEVTAEELRQRLDGAKEQVSSQPRPEPRPQNSEAEGSSGAVEPGVETSNGDSLLEWLNTFRRTGNATRSGQSGNQTWRAVSRTNPNSGEFRFSLEININHEQPEPGEHSETPNPTELPMPPPPVSPEPVPTTMHSPTRFAPYSLQHPTPYSTARPTLGRRAAVRRTRSSTAPPITPPLISQAPPTPLRRNLPPLLSSPPPQAPLTSQSQEQDSGAVRGQIQVTTSSVNAEDGQNGNEGPGCPDAMPQSGPQVALAGREPRNSRTRSRGRVRRATGGGGALSRSSRRSRSPLDRNPAPSVSPTHSSNASPVESNGSTAIAMEMGEAAVEPTEPTDPLPEAGEEEGETPVSGNAGVRRHPTIMLDLQVRRIRPGENRDRDSIASRTRSRARAAENTVTFESDSGGFRRTISRSERAGIRTYVSTIRIPLRRISETGLGEPSSTALRSILRQIMTGFGELSSLMETEADSETSTPNQDSAPAAGAQVYHVNDNEGGTVHSGVESAREGLAEGEEEGQVRMSRTGTEGRPSSRDTNNLVENGTLPILRLAHFFLLNEDEDEEHPRGLTKEQIDNLVTRTYGQVNLEGEHGRACSVCINEYTQGNKLRRLPCSHEFHIHCIDRWLSENNTCPICRQPILSSHQE